GAATATTACCTTACGGATGTAGTTGGATTGGCCATCCAGGACGGTTATCAGGTGGAATCCCTGGTGTTGTCCGACCCTGATGAGGCGGTTGGACCGAATGATCGGGTAGACCTGGCTGCTGCTGATAGGGTGATGCGCCAGCGGATCAATAAACAGTGGATGCTTTCAGGTGTGACTATTGTGAACCCAGATGCCACCTATGTTGAGCCGGAAGTGATTATTGGCCAGGATACAATTATTCAACCCAACACTTTCTTGCGCGGCAAGACGGAGATTGGTGAAGATTGTGTGATTGGCCCGGATACGACCATAGTGGCTTCGCAGGTCGGTAATGGCGCTCATCTTTCCCATTCCGTGCTGGAATATGCCGTGGTGGAGGATGATGTCTCAATGGGGCCGTTCTGTCACCTGCGCAAGGGAGCGCATCTGGCAAAAGGCGTCCATTTGGGTAATTATGCAGAGGTGAAGGATTCCTACCTGGGGCCAGATACCAAAATGGGCCATTTTTCGTACATTGGAAATGCCAGGATCGGTTCCAACGTTAATATTGGCGCTGGTACGATCACTTGTAATTATGATGGAGAAAAGAAAAATCTCACCGAGATAGGCGATAACGTCTTTATCGGAAGTGACACCATGCTGGTAGCGCCGGTCAAAATCGGAGACCGCAGCGTTACTGGGGCAGGGGCGGTGGTCACACGGGATGTCCCTGCTGATACACTCGTGATGGGTGTGCCAGCCAAAGAAAAACGTAAGTTGGAGAAAATTGACTGATTCATTGCTCGTTTGGATCGTTGCAGCAGTGCTGCTGGGGTTGGACCTTTTGGCCGGCGCGGTCAAGGCCAGCTTGAGCTATGCGCGGCTGCCTTACTTGATGAGCCTCCGCGAAGGCCGTGAAGCGAAAGTTGACAGGACAATCGATGTCATTGAGAAGCCCAGGCTTAGAAGCAGCCTGCGCTTGGCGATGGCATTCTTCCATTTCCTCTTGGCCGGGCTCCTGCCTATGATCTTGCAGGTTTATAACGTGGCTCTGGATATTTGGTTGGTGTTGTTCTATCTCCTTTTGGAGATGGTCCTGGTCAATATCCTTGAATTCCTGATTGAAGGGGTGATCCTGAAGAACACCGAAGAAAACGCAATTCAGCTAAGTGCTCTGGGTGGGTTGATCAATACGATATTCTCCCCCCTGGCCGGGCTGTTGATGGGTCTCCTGGGTGAAAACGCCAATAAGGTCACCCTGGCCTCCATGACAGAAGAAGACCTGAAGAATTGGGTAGAAGTGGGCCAGCCAGAAGGGTCGCTCGAAAAGGGTGAACGGGAGATGATCTATTCCATCTTCCAGTTTGGCGATACCCTGGCCAAGGATATCATGGTGCCCCGCATTGACGTTTTGGCATTGGATATCAACACAACTTTGGGTGAGGCGCGGTCACTCTTCGTCCACGCTGGACACTCTCGGGTGCCGGTTTATAAAGACACTGTGGATAATGTGGTCGGCTTGCTCTATGCCAAAGACCTGTTGAGTGTTCGTGACGATGACGCCCTGATCTCTAACCATCGGGACCTCTTGCGCCTGGCCTATTTTGTGCCGGAAGCGAAGAAGGTTGATGAACTGCTGGCAGAAATGCAATCCCGCAGTATGCATATGGCGATTGTGGTTGATGAATACGGCGGTGTGGCTGGTGTCGTGACCTTGGAGGACATCGTCGAGGAAATCGTCGGTGAAATTCGGGATGAATACGATGAGAGCGAAGAGCTGCCCTTTGAGCAGATCAACGCGGATGAATATGTCTTCCAGGGCAAGATCGACCTTGATATTTTCAATGAGATCATGGGCACCGAGATCGCCACAGATAACGCTGACACCATTGGTGGGTATATCTATGGGCAGATCGGTGATGTTCCTACTGGTGGTGAGAGTCTCGAAGCTAGCGGTGTGAATTTAATCGTGGATGAGGTGGTTGGCCGCCGGATCAATAAGGTCCGGGCAATCAAAGTGGCGGAGCACCCCATTGAAAAGGATAAGAATCATGCTGACAAATGAAGAAAAACAGGCCCTGATTGATAAAGCTGTTCACGCCTATCATAAAGCATATGCCCCCTATTCGAAATATTCTGTCGGCGCTGCTTTGGTGGCCGAATCCGGCAAGATCTATGATGGCGCCAATATTGAGAATGCCGTTTACCCGGTGACAGTTTGTGCTGAGCGGGTTGCGATCTTCAAAGCTGTCTCTGAAGGCGAGCGATCTTTCTCGACTCTGGCTGTGGTGACCAAGAATGGCGGCACGCCCTGCGGTTCCTGCCGCCAGGTGATGGCGGAGTTCAATCCGCATGCGCTGGTGTTGATTGCTAACCTGAAAGGCGAGTTGGTTGGGGAATATCGGGTGCATGAGTTATTACCTTCCGCTTTTGGTGACGGTGACCTTGAAGAAGCACGCGAATAGCTGAAAAGTTTGTTATGATTAAAGCGCATGCAGGCATTTTGCTCATGCGCTTTTTTTGACCCATTTGGAGAGCAGGCTGAGGATGTCTCCTCGAGAAATCCGTTCCTACCGCACCCAGGCCATCATCTTGGGCCATATCGAATATGGTGAAGCTGACCGCATCTTGAAGGTGTTCACCTTCCAGAAGGGGAAGATCACCGCGATAGCCAAGGGCGTCCGGCGCATCCGCTCCCGCAAGGCCGGTCACCTGGAGCCTTTCACGCGGGTCACGTTACTTTTGGCAAAGGGACGCAACATGGATATTGTGACCCAGGCCGAGACGGTGGATAACTACTCTGGCCTGCGGGAGGATCTGCAGCGGATTGGCTACGCTTCCTATGTGGTGGAGGTGCTGGACCGGTTTACTTATGAAGAGGGGCAGAATGTCGCCATCTTCCGTCTGTTGGCCAACACCCTGAAACGCCTTGAAGCCCATCCTAACCCGGCGACCGTGGTGCATTATTACGAACTACGGCTGCTGGATTTGGTCGGTTTCAGGCCGCAGCTTTTTGAATGCGTGGATTGCGGTAAGCCGGTTCAAGCTGTGGATCAATTCTTCTCGCCCCTGGCTGGTGGGGTGGCTTGTCCGCATTGCGGCAGAGCCCGTCCGGAGGCCTGGTCAATTGGTGTCGATACCCTGCGCTATTTTCGCCATCTTCAACGCTCCAATTGGGATCAAGTGGCGGGGATTGAAATTCCTTCTGCCATTGAACCCGTACTCGCGGATCTGATCCAGCGCTATATCTCATATATTTTGGAAAGACAGCTCAATACGCCGCATTTCATTAAGGAAATCCAAAGGAATAATAAAAACGGGGAGATTTAAAACTCTTTAGACAATCCAGATTTTTGGATAAAGGAGTTAATCATGAAGAAATCTACCAAAGTTTTTAGGACCACGTTGAGGGTTTTGAGTATCGTGGCATTGGTCCTATATATCCTGTTTCTGTTTGGTGAACGCGTGCCATTGGGTCTTAAAGCGACCTTTGCAGAGACGACTGTCTATCTGCTGTTTCTGGTATTTGTTCTTGGTTTCATTGCCCTTTGGAAGTATGAACTTATTGCCGGGATAATATTGATTGTCTGGTATGGAATCCAATGGTGTCTTGTGCTGTGGGTTTGGGTGGATGGCGGCATGACGGTGATTTTAGGGTTTCCAATTGCCATCCTGGGCGTGATAGCTTTGATCTTTGGACTGCGCAATCGCCGATCTTCCATCAGCACCGAATAAGCCATAGCAGCTTCCTGCTTTGGAAGTTAAATAACCAGATTGCTGAAGATTTAAGGTTCCGATTTGGGAGCCTATTTTCGCTTGCTTCAACCTGAGATTCTGGAGCGAATGGTATAATGAAGCGGTTATATCACCAATGGTAAAAAGACCATTTGGATGTCATTATTGAAATCTTATCGGAGTTGAAAATAGATGAAGAAAGCGCTTGATTTCCAATCGATTATGATGACCCTGCAGGATTTTTGGGCGGAACGAGACTGCCTGATCTGGCAGCCTTATTACTCCCAGGTGGGCGCGGGGACGATGAACCCGGCGACGTTTTTGCGGGTATTGGGGCCGGAGCCCTGGAAAGTGGCCTATGTGGAGCCTTCCATCCGCCCCGATGACGGCCGCTATGGTGATAACCCCAACCGTATGCAGCAGTTCTATCAGTTCCAGGTGATCCTCAAACCCGATCCGGGGAACCCGCAGGAGATCTATCTGGAATCCCTCAAGACCTTGGGCATTGACCCGGCTGAACATGATATCCGCTTTGTTGAGGACAACTGGCAGCAGCCTGCGATTGGTGCCTGGGGCCTGGGTTGGGAAGTCTGGCTGGATGGTCAGGAGATCACCCAGTTCACCTATTTCCAACAGTGCGGCGGCCTGGAACTGGACCCGGTCTCAGTCGAGATCACTTACGGCCTGGAACGGATCGCAATGGTGCTGCAGGGTGTCCGGCATTTCAAGGACATCCAGTGGAGCCCCGAGCGGACTTATGGCGATGTGAACTTAATGGGTGAGCGCGAACACAGCTCCTATTATTTTGACCTGGCTGATGTGGAAGGCATGCGCACCCTTTATGATATTTATGAAAAGGAAGCCGTACGAGCAATTGAAAATGGGCTGGTGCTGCCTGCTCATGACTATGTACTCAAAACTTCCCACACTTTCAATATCCTCGACACTCGTGGCGCCGTGGGCGTGACCGAGCGGCAGGAACTCTTTGGCCGCACACGAGACCTTGCCCGCCGGGTGGCGGAGACCTATGTGGCTCAGCGTGAAGAGGCGGAATATCCCTGGATGACAGAGGGAAAAGACGAGGGAACCGTTACGGCGGCTGTTGAGCCGAAAGACATCACAGCGGCAACTGCACCTTTCTTGTTGGAAATCGGCACCGAAGAACTGCCGACCGGCGATCTGGCGAATGCCCTGGCCCAGCTTGAAAAAGCCATTCCCTCCCTGCTGGGCAATCTGAATCTCGCGCATGGTGAGATCAAGATCCTAGGGACACCCCGGCGTCTGGTCGTTTCTGTGAAGGACCTGACAACCCGCCAACCCGATCAGAATCTGGAAGTGAAAGGCCCACCTGCCAGCCGGGCATTTGATGCAGATGGCAACCCCACTAAGGCAG
This Chloroflexota bacterium DNA region includes the following protein-coding sequences:
- a CDS encoding HlyC/CorC family transporter translates to MTDSLLVWIVAAVLLGLDLLAGAVKASLSYARLPYLMSLREGREAKVDRTIDVIEKPRLRSSLRLAMAFFHFLLAGLLPMILQVYNVALDIWLVLFYLLLEMVLVNILEFLIEGVILKNTEENAIQLSALGGLINTIFSPLAGLLMGLLGENANKVTLASMTEEDLKNWVEVGQPEGSLEKGEREMIYSIFQFGDTLAKDIMVPRIDVLALDINTTLGEARSLFVHAGHSRVPVYKDTVDNVVGLLYAKDLLSVRDDDALISNHRDLLRLAYFVPEAKKVDELLAEMQSRSMHMAIVVDEYGGVAGVVTLEDIVEEIVGEIRDEYDESEELPFEQINADEYVFQGKIDLDIFNEIMGTEIATDNADTIGGYIYGQIGDVPTGGESLEASGVNLIVDEVVGRRINKVRAIKVAEHPIEKDKNHADK
- the glmU gene encoding bifunctional UDP-N-acetylglucosamine diphosphorylase/glucosamine-1-phosphate N-acetyltransferase GlmU, which codes for MTIGSILLAAGQGTRMRSKLPKVLHSLVGKPMVWHALRIVEGLSDLPPVVVVGYKAEEVQAAVPGMAEFALQKQQLGTGHAVASAKSKLVGKADTILVTFADMPLLRKESLAELIAIHQSSGSPVTMTSFIGAPGSAFGRVIRNQDGKVAAIVEKSDATPEQMKICEYNVSAYCFKADWLWEALGRIQLSPKGEYYLTDVVGLAIQDGYQVESLVLSDPDEAVGPNDRVDLAAADRVMRQRINKQWMLSGVTIVNPDATYVEPEVIIGQDTIIQPNTFLRGKTEIGEDCVIGPDTTIVASQVGNGAHLSHSVLEYAVVEDDVSMGPFCHLRKGAHLAKGVHLGNYAEVKDSYLGPDTKMGHFSYIGNARIGSNVNIGAGTITCNYDGEKKNLTEIGDNVFIGSDTMLVAPVKIGDRSVTGAGAVVTRDVPADTLVMGVPAKEKRKLEKID
- the recO gene encoding DNA repair protein RecO, with the translated sequence MSPREIRSYRTQAIILGHIEYGEADRILKVFTFQKGKITAIAKGVRRIRSRKAGHLEPFTRVTLLLAKGRNMDIVTQAETVDNYSGLREDLQRIGYASYVVEVLDRFTYEEGQNVAIFRLLANTLKRLEAHPNPATVVHYYELRLLDLVGFRPQLFECVDCGKPVQAVDQFFSPLAGGVACPHCGRARPEAWSIGVDTLRYFRHLQRSNWDQVAGIEIPSAIEPVLADLIQRYISYILERQLNTPHFIKEIQRNNKNGEI
- a CDS encoding cytidine deaminase; this translates as MLTNEEKQALIDKAVHAYHKAYAPYSKYSVGAALVAESGKIYDGANIENAVYPVTVCAERVAIFKAVSEGERSFSTLAVVTKNGGTPCGSCRQVMAEFNPHALVLIANLKGELVGEYRVHELLPSAFGDGDLEEARE